One Mus caroli chromosome 6, CAROLI_EIJ_v1.1, whole genome shotgun sequence genomic window, AAaacacagagggaggggaagggggagggggagagggagagggagctgtAGAAAGAGTCAAAGAACAATCATTTGTAGAAAGAATCAAAGAACACTCACATCACAGGAGTCCTTTCCACCCTCCAGGAATCCCAGGCAGAACATATTGCTGGTAATCTGGCCTGGGTAGGATTTTTTGCAAGAACTGGCAGAGAGGACAGGAGCTTCCAGACATTGAAGGAGTGCTGGGTATTTTCCTgttgagagaaaaaagaaggcaaGGTCACTCAATATCTTCCCTGAAATTTCTAATTCTATTTGCCAAACATCATAATTtaagcatatttttcttttagaacatTTCCTCCAATAGTTTTAATAAGCTGTCCTTTTTTACAATACATTGTTGGCTTTtggattttcaaatattttagtatttcctCCATGAGATAGATTCCTCAGGGAACAACAAATCCCAagcttctcttctgtttttcacTTGAGTTTTCATTCCCTCATATAACTGACCTCACCAGCTAAATACTTTAGCATCTTGCTAATAGCTcatgttttttaaacattattattagatattttcttcattcacatttcaaatgctattggTTTTCCCCCATGGTCTCAGTGAAGCAATGTTCTGGCCTACAAATTATACATTCCTAGATTGTCTTTGTTTAAAACGTTTACAAGTATCTCTCACAGTGACAATTTTGTCATGTTGACAACCAACATACATTTTACATACTCTCATACTTTTACACATGGAAAAGTTCCATTGACACTTACCACCAATGCTCACAGTATTTCCCCAGCCAGAAACAAGGCACTGAGCATTTGTAGATGCACAGGATCTGGGCAGAGAAACTGTGGATACTTGGGAGTTAAGGATGGCAGGTGACTTCAATTTAATCAGCATGATGTCATTGTCCACAGTGTCCTTGTTATACTCGGGGTGTCGAATGATCTTTTCTGCATCAATAAATTGCTCACCACCCTCAAGGACATCAATATTGTGTTCACCAAGGCGAACCTGGAGTCTTCTGcattaaaagataaaagatttCTAAATATCCCTGTAGAGGTTTTTCTTTACCAAACTGAAAGTTCTGAACATAAAAACACAGACATCATTTTCTTAAAGCATCCAGTACTGTCAGGGCTATGAAGTTAAGGTGTATTGTGCCTTACAACCAATGTTCAGGATAGAGCATTCCATCACGTGTGTCCTGCCCATACAGATTCACAAAGGACCATGCCCTTAAGGTGATACTGGAGGACAGAATGACTGTAGAGCATAGAAATTTGAGTATTGTTTCATTACCTTTTGTAGCAGTGAGCAGCAGACAGTACCCACTGATCACTGATAAGGGATCCACCACACTGATGGCTAATGCCATCATGCAGAGACACCTGGTAAGGAACCGAATGCTTCGGACATGTGTAGCCTCCAACAATCTTGTCATCACTGTTAGCAGGGAGAGCAACTGGGGGAGAGTTTTGCATATTTAGCATAAGAAGACTTGTCTCACAATGGGTCTTCCAAATGAAGTTTGTACAGACCAACCAGAAATGACACATATCCTCCTGTTGGGTAAAATATGCTTGTAGTCTCTTGAAAGTTATCATTTTCTAATATCAGCATATACTCTCTTGATATTGCTATGAatcaaatctaaaattaaaaattatttattttctctctctgtttgtggtgtgtgtgtgtgtgtgtgtgtgtgtgtgtgtgtgtgtgtgtgtgtgattatgtgtagCATAGTGGTCCCTGGAGAGCAAAAACTACTTTCAAGTGTTTAATTTATCTGTTTGGTACAGGGTCCCAGTATCTTTCTTGGTTCCCAAGGCTTAGAGGCAAGCTATTTATTCAAAGGAACATTTTTTCATCACATTCAATGgacttttaaatttatctttaattttttaaatacctAACACATACAAATGAGTGACTGAGTTAATTTGTTGAATACAATTGGTGTAAATCATTTAACCACAATTCTATGTTTTTCTTACGAAAACTTGCCTGTTATTTCAGTTATCTGTTGGACATATATTAATGTATTTAGCATTTTTCATACACTGATTCCTCAAGAGTTTGTcctagtatttttattattactaaattcaatacatgtacataatttatAATGATTATAACTACCctcaatatttaatataattctaAAGACCATAATAAATCTGTATGAGCTGAAcattgtaatatttaaaaatagtggtTGAAATTTCCAAACATGAGAAACTTTACAAATTGAAAcccattttaattatgaaaatttagttttaaatttagttGTATTACCCTAGAAAAGatcatttttcctgtttttcagtaTTCAGCAACACTGATATAGGACTGATTTTGTTAGTAAAGATTTTGTGAGTAGAACCTAAAGTTTTTACCCATGAAAAATACCCTATCTCTTCTAATTATGATAACTTCATATAAATAAGCAGAGTTTCATCTTCCACATAATTAGAATTTAATATTTACATCTTTTCCTTGGAGCAGAAAATAATTCCAATTATTTATACTTCTTCACACAAATGTCAGGATGCCCATTAGGTTCATTTgcactgtttgtttcttttcatctaCTAAGCTATAGAATACATAAATGTAGCAAATAGTGTTGACTGCCAGCTTTTAGCCCCTTGCACATGGAATATTTACTTAGTTACTGTTTTCCCACTCACTAAACACAAACTTATATGTATAATACACATCTGATGAAATGTTCTTTGAAAGACTCACCAGCAGCTCCCAGAAAAGTGAAGAAGAAGATGATCTTCATAGTTTTTCAGTGTGTCTGAAGTGGGCACTAGGATAAACGCTTTTCCTTTACAGCTATTTATA contains:
- the LOC110296559 gene encoding trypsin-4; the encoded protein is MKIIFFFTFLGAAVALPANSDDKIVGGYTCPKHSVPYQVSLHDGISHQCGGSLISDQWVLSAAHCYKRRLQVRLGEHNIDVLEGGEQFIDAEKIIRHPEYNKDTVDNDIMLIKLKSPAILNSQVSTVSLPRSCASTNAQCLVSGWGNTVSIGGKYPALLQCLEAPVLSASSCKKSYPGQITSNMFCLGFLEGGKDSCDGDSSGGPVVCNGEIQGIVSWGSVCAMRGKPGVYTKVCNYLSWIQETMANN